One window from the genome of Pseudonocardia hierapolitana encodes:
- the ndk gene encoding nucleoside-diphosphate kinase, which produces MTERTLVLVKPDGVQRRLIGEVVSRIERKGLDIVALELRTVPRELAEQHYAEHDGKPFFGDLLEFITSGKVLAAVVEGPRAIAAFRQLAGGTDPVEKATPGTIRGDFGLETQYNLVHGSDSPESAAREIKLWFPNL; this is translated from the coding sequence GTGACTGAACGCACCTTGGTCCTCGTCAAGCCCGACGGCGTGCAGCGCCGCCTGATCGGCGAGGTCGTCTCCCGCATCGAGCGCAAGGGGCTCGACATCGTGGCCCTCGAGCTGCGCACCGTCCCGCGCGAGCTCGCCGAGCAGCACTACGCCGAGCACGACGGCAAGCCGTTCTTCGGCGACCTGCTCGAGTTCATCACCTCCGGCAAGGTGCTCGCCGCCGTGGTGGAGGGCCCGCGGGCGATCGCCGCGTTCCGCCAGCTCGCCGGTGGCACCGACCCGGTCGAGAAGGCCACCCCGGGCACCATCCGCGGCGACTTCGGCCTGGAGACGCAGTACAACCTCGTGCACGGCTCCGACTCGCCGGAGAGCGCCGCCCGGGAGATCAAGCTCTGGTTCCCGAACCTCTGA
- a CDS encoding MFS transporter, with translation MQLIAGNRAFPALATAVLLLGTADSMVGAYLVLFAADGARLTPVQVGLLTSATAAGGMVVNLLAARRFDRAPTRAYAAGAAALGALGYFLLPRTSTFPLLLLIAGTLLAAVAAAFPQLFALARVVLGAGSAGRRAAPLLRSGWSLAWAIGPLAGAAVLAVAGFAGTFCVAAAVLALTALVVLTVPAPGSPVPETTPEHRPAGSSAAPVAVGPLVTAVALFYLAVFAGSVALPLHVTRGLHLPASAVGLLYSVCAAVEVVAALVLARLPARIRDRGLIVAAMGSFAAFCVLAVLADGMVLLLASQVARGVAIAGVGASGIRFFQDVLAPAAGRAMALYSNANAAGALLAGVLAGMAVQYWGSPGTLLACGGAAVAGAVTFVLGTSPGRPGVRR, from the coding sequence GGTAACCGCGCGTTCCCCGCGCTCGCGACCGCCGTGCTGCTGCTCGGGACCGCCGACTCGATGGTCGGCGCATACCTCGTGCTGTTCGCGGCCGACGGGGCGCGCCTGACGCCCGTCCAGGTCGGCCTTCTCACCTCCGCGACGGCCGCGGGCGGCATGGTCGTCAACCTGCTCGCGGCGCGCCGGTTCGACCGCGCCCCGACGCGGGCCTACGCCGCGGGGGCGGCCGCGCTCGGGGCACTCGGGTACTTCCTGCTTCCGCGGACGTCGACCTTCCCGCTCCTGCTCCTGATCGCGGGCACCCTCCTCGCTGCCGTCGCGGCGGCGTTCCCGCAGCTGTTCGCGCTCGCGCGGGTGGTGCTGGGCGCGGGTTCCGCGGGGCGAAGGGCGGCCCCGCTGCTGCGCTCGGGCTGGTCGCTTGCCTGGGCGATCGGACCGCTCGCGGGTGCCGCCGTGCTCGCCGTGGCCGGCTTCGCCGGCACGTTCTGCGTGGCAGCGGCTGTCCTCGCGCTCACGGCGCTGGTCGTGCTCACCGTCCCGGCGCCGGGCTCCCCGGTCCCCGAGACCACCCCGGAGCACCGGCCCGCCGGCTCCTCCGCCGCTCCGGTCGCCGTCGGGCCGCTCGTCACCGCGGTCGCCCTGTTCTACCTGGCGGTGTTCGCCGGTTCCGTGGCACTGCCGCTGCACGTCACGCGCGGCCTGCACCTTCCCGCGAGCGCGGTCGGCCTGCTCTACAGCGTGTGCGCTGCCGTGGAGGTCGTCGCGGCGCTCGTGCTCGCCCGGCTCCCGGCCCGCATCCGCGATCGTGGGCTGATCGTGGCGGCGATGGGCAGCTTCGCCGCGTTCTGCGTTCTCGCCGTGCTGGCGGACGGGATGGTGTTGCTGCTGGCCTCGCAGGTGGCGCGGGGGGTGGCGATCGCCGGTGTCGGGGCGTCGGGTATCCGCTTCTTCCAGGACGTGCTCGCCCCGGCCGCGGGACGGGCGATGGCTCTCTACTCCAACGCCAACGCCGCAGGTGCGCTGCTCGCGGGTGTCCTCGCCGGCATGGCGGTGCAGTACTGGGGGAGTCCGGGGACGTTGCTCGCCTGCGGTGGGGCCGCCGTCGCAGGGGCCGTGACGTTCGTCCTCGGCACCTCACCGGGCCGGCCCGGCGTCCGTCGATAG